A window of Bactrocera dorsalis isolate Fly_Bdor unplaced genomic scaffold, ASM2337382v1 BdCtg309, whole genome shotgun sequence contains these coding sequences:
- the LOC105226860 gene encoding DNA ligase 1 isoform X1, translated as MAQRSITLVINILKDSLVKVNSLNTFVFRSFFKPASSAGTEEASSAKRSRQESPQSNGKIGEPEKKIQRKSEEADNRNAKQNVQTNGKNKDTKKASPKASKTSPKNKNTSSPFKKQINDIKKEIKQEKETVDSKLNITSSPFKKQISDAEKDISNEKENEKSDSKHVEVKSEPKSSKDDDASKQNSSKDDNANVKKLSVEANQCGAEYNPASARYHPIKDAYWKAKQSTPYLALARTFEMIEDTKGRYKMVEILANFLSSVLLLNPDDLLSCIYLSINQLAPAYEGVELGVAETTLMKVIAVSTGRELKFIKTQTQEIGDLGIVAERSRVSQRMMFTPKPLTVQTVYQKLRTIAKSSGKAKSPIIHDLFVASRYSEARYIIRSLIGKMRIGIAEKSLFQALATALVSSRGYDENYKKKKQSEADIKKDIEDITFLLKTAYCQCPNFDKIVSTLLTHGIDDLLKYCTMEPGVPLKPMLAHPTRGVSEVMDRLKGNITCEWKYDGERAQIHGDKNGTVNIYSRNQENNTTKYPDIINRIDHFKKDTVQSYIVDSEVVAWDIEQKQILPFQVLSTRKRKNVDVEEIKVQVCVYAFDLLYLNGEALTSKNFEDRRQLLRDNFNEVEGEFQFATSCDTNDPDDIQGFLENSIKGNCEGLMIKSLDNDATYEIAKRSHKWLKLKKDYLTGVGDSLDLVVIGGYIGKGKRTGVYGGFLLACYDDENEEYQSICKIGTGLNDEDLSTHAKFFKEHTIPAPKSYYRYDATLAPDTWFEAVQVWEVKCADLSLSPVHKAAIGIIDPEKGISLRFPRFIRIRDDKSTEDATGAQQVAYMYRNQDQVKNQKTNAAEFDDDFY; from the exons atggcACAAAGATCAATTACgttagttataaatattttaaaagattcCTTGGTGAAAGTTAATAGCTTAAATACATTTGTTTTTAGGTCATTTTTTAAACCAGCATCTAGTGCGGGCACTGAGGAAGCATCAAGCGCGAAACGCAGCAG GCAGGAAAGTCCTCAGTCTAATGGAAAGATTGGGGAACCGGAGAAgaaaattcagagaaaatctGAAGAAGCGGACAATAGAAACGCAAAGCAAAATGTACAGACCAAtggtaaaaataaagatacaaaGAAGGCATCACCAAAGGCGTCAAAAACATCACCAAAGAACAAGAATACATCCAGTCCtttcaaaaagcaaataaatgatatcAAAAAAGAGatcaaacaagaaaaagaaaccGTAGACAGCAAGCTTAATATTACGTCCAGCCCATTCAAAAAGCAAATAAGTGATGCCGAAAAAGACATctcaaatgaaaaggaaaatgaaaaatcCGACAGCAAACATGTGGAAGTAAAGTCTGAGCCAAAATCAAGTAAAGATGATGATGCTTCGAAACAAAACTCAAGTAAAGATGATAATGCGAATGTTAAAAAACTTTCGGTGGAAGCCAATCAGTGTGGTGCCGAATACAATCCAGCTTCTGCGAGATATCATCCCATAAAAGATGCTTATTGGAAAGCGAAACAAAG CACACCATATTTGGCTTTAGCAAGAACTTTTGAAATGATCGAGGATACCAAGGGACGTTATAAGATGGTAGAAATACTAGCAAATTTCTTAAGCTCTGTGTTATTATTAAACCCAGATGATTTATTAtcatgtatttatttaagtataaatcAATTGGCACCGGCATATGAAG GCGTAGAGCTTGGCGTAGCGGAAACCACCTTGATGAAAGTCATAGCTGTCTCTACTGGACGTGaactgaaatttattaaaacacaaACACAGGAAATTGGTGACTTAGGCATTGTTGCTGAACGTTCAAGAGTTTCACAGCGTATGATGTTTACGCCGAAACCACTCACCGTACAAACTGTCTATCAAAAATTGAGAACCATAGCAAAAAGTTCGGGTAAGGCAAAATCGCCAATTATACATGACCTCTTTGTGGCATCGCGTTACTCCGAAGCTAGATATATTATACGATCACTGATTGGCAAGATGCGTATAGGAATTGCggaaaaaagtttatttcagGCTTTAGCCACAGCGTTAGTGAGCAGTAGAGGATATgatgaaaactataaaaagaaaaagcaatCTGAAGCTGATATAAAAAAGGATATTGAGGATATAACATTTCTACTTAAAACTGCTTATTG CCAATGTCCAAACTTCGATAAAATCGTATCGACCTTACTTACACACGGCATTGACGATTTACTAAAATATTGCACCATGGAACCCGGTGTGCCATTGAAACCTATGTTGGCACATCCAACACGTGGTGTATCCGAGGTGATGGATCGCTTGAAAGGCAACATCACGTGCGAATGGAAATACGATGGCGAACGTGCGCAAATTCATGGCGACAAAAATGGCACCGTTAATATATATTCACGTAATCAAGAGAATAACACAACCAAATACCCGGATATAATAAATCGCATCGATCACTTCAAAAAGGACACGGTACAATCATATATAGTAGACAGCGAAGTGGTAGCTTGGGATATTGAGCAGAAACAAATTCTACCCTTCCAAGTGCTTAGCACCCGAAAAAGAAAGAATGTAGATGTGGAGGAGATTAAAGTGCAAGTCTGCGTATACGCATTCGATCTATTATATCTGAATGGCGAGGCTTTAACATCGAAGAATTTCGAAGACAGAAGACAATTGCTGCGAGATAATTTCAATGAAGTTGAGGGTGAATTTCAATTTGCCACTTCATGTGACACCAATGATCCGGACGACATACAAGGCTTCTTGGAAAATTCTATTAAAG GTAATTGTGAGGGTTTGATGATCAAGTCGCTGGATAACGATGCAACCTATGAAATTGCGAAACGTTCACACAAGTGGTTGAAACTGAAAAAGGATTATCTGACTGGTGTGGGCGATTCCTTAGATCTAGTTGTTATAGGCGGTTACATAGGCAAAGGCAAACGCACCGGTGTGTATGGTGGATTCTTACTTGCTTGCTACGACGACGAAAATGAGGAATATCAAAGTATATGCAAAATAGGCACAG GTCTGAACGATGAGGATTTGAGCACACATGCAAAATTCTTCAAAGAACACACTATACCAGCACCAAAATCATATTACCGATATGATGCCACCTTGGCGCCCGACACTTGGTTTGAGGCCGTGCAAGTGTGGGAGGTCAAATGTGCGGATCTTTCCTTGAGTCCGGTGCATAAAGCCGCAATCGGTATTATCGATCCTGAAAAGGGCATATCACTAAGATTTCCACGTTTTATACGTATACGTGATGATAAATCTACAGAGGATGCAACAGGTGCACAACAAGTGGCTTATATGTATCGCAATCAAGATCAAGTTAAGAATCAAAAAACCAATGCTGCAGAGTTTGATGATGATTTCTactaa
- the LOC105226860 gene encoding DNA ligase 1 isoform X2 produces the protein MAQRSITSFFKPASSAGTEEASSAKRSRQESPQSNGKIGEPEKKIQRKSEEADNRNAKQNVQTNGKNKDTKKASPKASKTSPKNKNTSSPFKKQINDIKKEIKQEKETVDSKLNITSSPFKKQISDAEKDISNEKENEKSDSKHVEVKSEPKSSKDDDASKQNSSKDDNANVKKLSVEANQCGAEYNPASARYHPIKDAYWKAKQSTPYLALARTFEMIEDTKGRYKMVEILANFLSSVLLLNPDDLLSCIYLSINQLAPAYEGVELGVAETTLMKVIAVSTGRELKFIKTQTQEIGDLGIVAERSRVSQRMMFTPKPLTVQTVYQKLRTIAKSSGKAKSPIIHDLFVASRYSEARYIIRSLIGKMRIGIAEKSLFQALATALVSSRGYDENYKKKKQSEADIKKDIEDITFLLKTAYCQCPNFDKIVSTLLTHGIDDLLKYCTMEPGVPLKPMLAHPTRGVSEVMDRLKGNITCEWKYDGERAQIHGDKNGTVNIYSRNQENNTTKYPDIINRIDHFKKDTVQSYIVDSEVVAWDIEQKQILPFQVLSTRKRKNVDVEEIKVQVCVYAFDLLYLNGEALTSKNFEDRRQLLRDNFNEVEGEFQFATSCDTNDPDDIQGFLENSIKGNCEGLMIKSLDNDATYEIAKRSHKWLKLKKDYLTGVGDSLDLVVIGGYIGKGKRTGVYGGFLLACYDDENEEYQSICKIGTGLNDEDLSTHAKFFKEHTIPAPKSYYRYDATLAPDTWFEAVQVWEVKCADLSLSPVHKAAIGIIDPEKGISLRFPRFIRIRDDKSTEDATGAQQVAYMYRNQDQVKNQKTNAAEFDDDFY, from the exons atggcACAAAGATCAATTAC GTCATTTTTTAAACCAGCATCTAGTGCGGGCACTGAGGAAGCATCAAGCGCGAAACGCAGCAG GCAGGAAAGTCCTCAGTCTAATGGAAAGATTGGGGAACCGGAGAAgaaaattcagagaaaatctGAAGAAGCGGACAATAGAAACGCAAAGCAAAATGTACAGACCAAtggtaaaaataaagatacaaaGAAGGCATCACCAAAGGCGTCAAAAACATCACCAAAGAACAAGAATACATCCAGTCCtttcaaaaagcaaataaatgatatcAAAAAAGAGatcaaacaagaaaaagaaaccGTAGACAGCAAGCTTAATATTACGTCCAGCCCATTCAAAAAGCAAATAAGTGATGCCGAAAAAGACATctcaaatgaaaaggaaaatgaaaaatcCGACAGCAAACATGTGGAAGTAAAGTCTGAGCCAAAATCAAGTAAAGATGATGATGCTTCGAAACAAAACTCAAGTAAAGATGATAATGCGAATGTTAAAAAACTTTCGGTGGAAGCCAATCAGTGTGGTGCCGAATACAATCCAGCTTCTGCGAGATATCATCCCATAAAAGATGCTTATTGGAAAGCGAAACAAAG CACACCATATTTGGCTTTAGCAAGAACTTTTGAAATGATCGAGGATACCAAGGGACGTTATAAGATGGTAGAAATACTAGCAAATTTCTTAAGCTCTGTGTTATTATTAAACCCAGATGATTTATTAtcatgtatttatttaagtataaatcAATTGGCACCGGCATATGAAG GCGTAGAGCTTGGCGTAGCGGAAACCACCTTGATGAAAGTCATAGCTGTCTCTACTGGACGTGaactgaaatttattaaaacacaaACACAGGAAATTGGTGACTTAGGCATTGTTGCTGAACGTTCAAGAGTTTCACAGCGTATGATGTTTACGCCGAAACCACTCACCGTACAAACTGTCTATCAAAAATTGAGAACCATAGCAAAAAGTTCGGGTAAGGCAAAATCGCCAATTATACATGACCTCTTTGTGGCATCGCGTTACTCCGAAGCTAGATATATTATACGATCACTGATTGGCAAGATGCGTATAGGAATTGCggaaaaaagtttatttcagGCTTTAGCCACAGCGTTAGTGAGCAGTAGAGGATATgatgaaaactataaaaagaaaaagcaatCTGAAGCTGATATAAAAAAGGATATTGAGGATATAACATTTCTACTTAAAACTGCTTATTG CCAATGTCCAAACTTCGATAAAATCGTATCGACCTTACTTACACACGGCATTGACGATTTACTAAAATATTGCACCATGGAACCCGGTGTGCCATTGAAACCTATGTTGGCACATCCAACACGTGGTGTATCCGAGGTGATGGATCGCTTGAAAGGCAACATCACGTGCGAATGGAAATACGATGGCGAACGTGCGCAAATTCATGGCGACAAAAATGGCACCGTTAATATATATTCACGTAATCAAGAGAATAACACAACCAAATACCCGGATATAATAAATCGCATCGATCACTTCAAAAAGGACACGGTACAATCATATATAGTAGACAGCGAAGTGGTAGCTTGGGATATTGAGCAGAAACAAATTCTACCCTTCCAAGTGCTTAGCACCCGAAAAAGAAAGAATGTAGATGTGGAGGAGATTAAAGTGCAAGTCTGCGTATACGCATTCGATCTATTATATCTGAATGGCGAGGCTTTAACATCGAAGAATTTCGAAGACAGAAGACAATTGCTGCGAGATAATTTCAATGAAGTTGAGGGTGAATTTCAATTTGCCACTTCATGTGACACCAATGATCCGGACGACATACAAGGCTTCTTGGAAAATTCTATTAAAG GTAATTGTGAGGGTTTGATGATCAAGTCGCTGGATAACGATGCAACCTATGAAATTGCGAAACGTTCACACAAGTGGTTGAAACTGAAAAAGGATTATCTGACTGGTGTGGGCGATTCCTTAGATCTAGTTGTTATAGGCGGTTACATAGGCAAAGGCAAACGCACCGGTGTGTATGGTGGATTCTTACTTGCTTGCTACGACGACGAAAATGAGGAATATCAAAGTATATGCAAAATAGGCACAG GTCTGAACGATGAGGATTTGAGCACACATGCAAAATTCTTCAAAGAACACACTATACCAGCACCAAAATCATATTACCGATATGATGCCACCTTGGCGCCCGACACTTGGTTTGAGGCCGTGCAAGTGTGGGAGGTCAAATGTGCGGATCTTTCCTTGAGTCCGGTGCATAAAGCCGCAATCGGTATTATCGATCCTGAAAAGGGCATATCACTAAGATTTCCACGTTTTATACGTATACGTGATGATAAATCTACAGAGGATGCAACAGGTGCACAACAAGTGGCTTATATGTATCGCAATCAAGATCAAGTTAAGAATCAAAAAACCAATGCTGCAGAGTTTGATGATGATTTCTactaa